ACGTCGCCGGAAGCTGGTCGGGCAAACGGCCGTAGACAGCTTTGCAGAGCATCATCACGTTGCAGAAGCTGCCCAGCACCCCCCGGTTGGCCGCCGCCTGTCGGATGGTGGGCGTCATGGCGGCAATGGTGTAAGCGAGATTGGTTTCTCCCGTGTCGTCTGTCGCCGCGAGCGTGCCGTATTGGGTGGCGAGGTGGTCAATGCGCGGCGGCAGCCGGTGGCTGGACATGACCGGACAGGTCAATGGGCCATCGGGCGTGGCCCAGGCGATAGGGTGGCTGGCCGCCGTCGGCCGCAAGAGGACGTATTCACCGACCTGGTTGGGGCTGCGCCAGAGGAGGAGTCTCGGCTGACGGCCGTCGCTGGCGTCGGCGAATGGGAAGACCCAGGCCGCGTCGTCGCCATCGCAGCCGCCCAATACGTCTACGATGGTCTCCAGCCAGTCGGCGTCGTTGACCCAGGCGGTAGCGCCGGCCGGGTCTAACTCGACGTGGCCGGGTGGCACATCGCGGTCGCCGACGGCCGCCGGGAAGAGGTAGTAGCGGCCGCCGGGAATGGGCAGACGCAGTTTGCTCGCCCGGCTGCCCAACCGCTTGAGATGCTGCCCAGCGGCGGCCTTGACCATGCCCGCGAACCACATCAGGCGGCCACCGCTGGCGACGTACTCGCCGACGTGCCAGTCGGCCAGGGAATCCAGCGCCTCGGCGGTGTTGGCGGTGGTCAGGCGGTCGAGGATGCTGTCTAAACGGCCGTCGCGGATGCTGGTCAGGAACAGGCTGCTCTCCATCGCCGTCCAGGCCAGCAGGTGTTCCGGCTGGAAGAACGGATAGAGGTTGATGAGGCTCTGGATGTCCAGGCTCATTTGGTCGGCGCTGTGGACGGGGTGCAGGCCGATGAAGGTCCGGGAAGCCTGCCCTGAGTCCCCCGAAGGGTCTACCAGGGACAGTTCTTGTTTGGCGCTGCCGGTTGGAAACAGGAAGTCTACGGTGAGGCTGTCTACGACGTAAACGTGCCCCTTATCCTGCCCGCCGCTGTGCAGCGTCGTCACCTCGAAGCGGTTGGCGGCGAGCAGTTCCCGCCGGTGGCGTTCGTCAAGTCCTTGTCCTGAGCCTGTCGAAGGATACAGCGCATCAGCCAGGCGCTGGATAAAGCCCCGGCTGACCTGACCGCTGCCGTCCCACAGACGGCCGTCCAACGAAGGGTTGTACTCGATGGTAATGTCGCTGTCGGCGAAAAAGCCCCAATAGCGAAACGGCCGCATGATGCGCGACAGCCGTTTGGACAGGACGTAGCCGCCCTTGTCCAGCAAGAGTTTCAGACCGGCATCGGCCAGGAAGTCGGCCGTGTCCAGCCCTGGCACGTGCAAATCCAACACCTTGTCGTCCTTCACCCAGCGAAGTGCCGGGCTGGGAGCCTGGAAAATGTCGGCAAGGGCGGCCTCGTCACTCAAGGAATGAGCAGTAATTTGCCACGCCTTATCGGCCGGCAGGAACGGATACGCTAAACCACCACGGTTATCGTCAAAACGAATGGTTGTCATCATTTTCTCCTTATGAGCTAGAGCTAGAGTAAGAAAAGAGCGGGAACAGGATTGGGAACTAGAGCAGAGCCAGAGAAAGAACCAGGACGTCACCCTGCCTCTTCCTCTCGCTCTCGCTCTAGCTTTCACTTCCTCCCCATTGGCCGGTGCGGCGCATCTCGCGCAGGGCCACGCCCCAGGCGTCGAGCGCCTGGTCGCTCTGGTGGGCTTCCCATTGTGGTTGGGTTTTGGCCGGCTTCGGGCTGCGCCGTTCGCCCGGTACGCGCTGCTGGTTGGGCTGGAGATAAATCGCTTTCTGGGGGTCTGGTTGGTTCATGAAATCCTCCTTAGCTAGAAACGCAAAGAGGCAACCCACGGTGGACTGCCTCTCTTCCTATTTATATAGAGCGCGATTACAGCAGTGGCCGAACGGCCGTTACGCTTACAGGGTGAACTCGTCGGCCGGCGCTGTCGGCGGGGTGGGGCGGTACGGCCGCTGCCACCACGCGGCCCAGCCAGATTGCCGTATCGGCTCCTCGCCCAGGCAGATGGTGTAACTGAGATGCAGCTTGCCGCCGGGCAGGGGCAGCGTCAGGCTGACGCTCGCGTCCTGGTGGTCGAGGACGAAGCAGTAGTTGGCGCTGAGGCGGAAGGGGCCGAGGCGGGCCAGGCAGGCGTCTTCGTAGGGGCTGTGGTGTTCGTCGTACCTAGACGCCCACCCGCAGGCCATCAGGCGGATGATGAGATTGAAGATTCGTTCGGTCAACATTAAGATTTTCTCCTTTCGCTGCACGATTAGAATGGGAATACAAAACGGCCGTTACCCGGTTAGCAGGCAGCGGCCGGCGCTGAGTGAAGCTGAAACAGCCGCACCCAACCACAGAATGAACAAACGCGCTAACGCACCAACAAACGCCGCGCCAGATTGCCGGCTGTGCCTGACCTTTCCCTGCCCGGTCGCACCCAGGCAATGTCGTCACCCGAAACGGCCGTCATCGCCGCGTCTTTGGCCGACTGGTTGGCATAACCGCCACGGGCGACAAACCCATCGGCGCAGTAACGCGGCCGGCGACCGGCGTGGTAGACAGTTACCCGCTCCGGCGAAATTGCGCCAGACAGGTATGCCTGGGTCTGGGCGTCTGCTCCTGGCGCGTCGCCCACGACAAACACATGACCGGCGGCTATCGCTTTATCCAGCCGCGGGTGGTAATGCCGGGTGAACTCGGCCTCGGTTAAATCTCGATGCCCGCTGACAAAAGCCACCCGCGGTAACGCCGCCGGTGACTGTGCCCGCAGCCACCGCGCCGCCACTTTGACCACATCCCCGTGACATGGTTCCGGCTTGCACCAACAGACCAGCGCCATGTCAGCGTCAATCGCTCGCAGCGCGCCCAAAACCGCTTCGTCGCCCGCCTGCATCCGCCCCCACAGCCAATGCCGGTAATCCTCCAGCGTCGCCCCTCGCTGCCCGCCGTAGTCCTTGACCTTGAATGGGTTGCCCAGGGGGGAGTGCGCCAGCCCATCAGCGGTGTTGCCTCGGCCGATGTAGACCCAACGGTCGCCAAACGCCTGGTTCAACGCCGTCACTGAGCCATACTGCTTGAAGTTGATAACCTGGCACATGGGTTACACCTCCTGCACGCCGGCTGTACACGCCGCCGAAGCGCCTGTGCTAAGCATCGCCGAAGCGCCTTTCAGCCGCCGCGTCGCTTCGGCATAGGCCAACCGGTCGCACCGCTCGTTGAGGTCATGCCCGCTGTGTCCGGCAACCCACTGCGCCGTGACCGCGTGTCGGGCTGCCGCTATCCGCACCCGCTGCACCAGGTCCAGGTTGGCTTTAGCTTTGCTGCCACTCCGGCTGCGCTCAGTGCAGTCTTTTAGAATGTTGGCTGCGTACTGGCTATCGGTGAACACGGTGACGGCGCACGGCCGTTTGAGGGCTTCCAAACCAGCTAATACGGCCGTTAGTTCCATGCGGTTGTTGGTGGTTTCGTCGGCCCCGTCCACCAGCACCTTTTCCTGGCTGCCAGCCTGCATAATCGCGCAGTAACCGCCTGGCCCAGGATTACCGCGGCAGCTGCCGTCTACGAATAAAGAAACTGCTGTCATCGTCATCTCATCTACCTCCGGTTAGATTGGGTTTGTCGGACCGGCCCAATGCCAGCCCGTTCTCACCCACCTACAGCCGTAGGCTGTTTTGTCTGGAATGACCCGAACAAGCTGCAACAAAGAGAACGAGTGCTTCGCATAGGGGTGCGTTGAGGAGACGGCAGTTGACGGCCGACAGCCACACCAGGGTGGGGGGCGTCCCGGGTCGTTTAGCAGCGATGGTGGTGACGGCCGTTCTCCGGCTCTCCGGGCAGTGGCAGGCGACGACATCGCATCCTATAATCCTCGGTTATCAGAACCTAATACGAGCCGAGGGGCAGGTGAACCATGAGGGCGACAAAGCGCGGGTCCCGGTGGACCAGCGAGATATAGATTTTTACGGGGATGGGATAACAGCCGTTATGGTGAAAGTAGACAGATGTCAGGTGGTTTATATCCCTGCCCTGTCAGCCGTTCACGGGTACAACCTGCGCCAATGATGCGGGGGTCCTACGACTGGCGCCGAGAGTAACCAAAACGCCGCCTCCCCCGTTGACAATTGACAGTTGACCATTGACCATTCCCCCCGGCCGTCATCCTACTACAACAAGGCAGACATTCATGGCTGACGAACGAGAACGGGCCGAATTACAACGTCATATCCAAGAAGCCGAGGAGCGGGCAGCGGCCGGCGGCCATCGCTTAGCTCCCTGGCGGCGCGTCAACCAAACAGGTCTTTTTGTCAGCGAAACGACCTGCACCCGCTGCGGCGAGAAGGTTCAGGCCGGCTACACAACGCTGCTGGTGGCTTTTGCCCGCGATTGTCCGGGGATGGGTGAAGGGTGAGGAACGGCCGTTGGCGGCGACGCTCGTGGAAGCCAACGATTATGATAATGGATTGCAAGGATTGTCAGACCCTCTCCCGTTAACCATTGACTATTCCCAACGGCCGTTTTCGCCGGGAGCAGTTCGACGTTTCTCTTTTCAAAGTTGGCACAGATGACGGCCGTCGGCTATCTTTGTGCCATTCAACCACAGCGCATGGAAGGTCTTATGAACGCAGAAAAAGTACATCTGGCCGAAGCGATTGACACCTGGGTGCTATCTGTCCTGAGCAATGGCGGCGGCGACGAGCAGATCCTTGAAGGGATGCACGCCTACATGGACCCCTTCAAGCAGCTGCTGGACACCTGCACCAGGCTGGAAATGACCCTGCTGGCTCAGCGTTATGATGGCTTCTACCGCTTCGCCAACTTGCTGGAACGTCTGGCCCAGGCCATCGCCGACGGCGTCATCGAGGTTCCCTCGGACGCGCCGCTGCCGGATAACCAGGACAAACCCAAGAAAGCCCGGGTGCTGAAACCCAAGCCCAAACGTCAGGCTGCCAAACAACAGCAAATCCGCCACGCGATTGACATGCTGCCTTTCTTCACCGAGATGATCCTGGGCACGCTGCAAAACACCGAGGAGCAGTATGCCTCCTTCCTGGAAGCCAGACCCAAACCCCATGTGCTGGATGACGCGATTGTTGACCGGGCGCTGCGGTTGTATCAGGCGCAGTTGGAAGACATCGCCTTGCACGAACAGCAGATGCGCTGGTGGCTGGCCGAGCCTTTGACCGAAGCGCAGCGCTTCCAGGTCAACGATTTGCTCACCAAACTGGCGGTGCTGCGGGATCTCAATCTGGCGATCCTCGACTTGTTGGCCGAGTTGAAACAGGGCACGATTGACCGGATTTTGGCAATGGACGATGAAGAACTTGGCCGGCACGTCTTGCGCAGGGAATTCGGCGATTGGCCGGATACAGAGTAAGTCCCATCGGCTTATCAGGAGCGTCGGCCGCCGGTTGGTTTACAGCAGAGGTTCTGCCCGTTCCCAACATGACCCAACAAGCAAAGCGAGTGACCCTTTTTGATGCCTGGGCGGCGCAGTATGATACGGCCGTCGCCGCCGGCGGCCAGGATTTCCCCTTCGTCGGTTATGGTGAGGTGTTGGACACGGCCATCCGCACCGCCGGGGCACGGCCGTCGCCCGCAAAGGCCGGCGTTTTGTGTAAGAACTTACCGTCACCGTTTGTTCGCTGACTTTTACTGGAACGAAGGAACTGCCATGATGCCTGACCCCATTCCCAACGACCTCCTTAACTGGCTGTTGGCGGGCGATGTCGCCATTCAATACCAGGTTTACCGCGATCTACTGGATGAAGATCGCCCCGATTTACGCGCCCGCATCGCCACCGAAGGGTGGGGGGCACAATTCCTGGTCGCTCGCCAGCCAGCAGGCCATTGGGGCCGGGGATTTTACCAACCGAAGTGGATTTCGACCCATTACACGCTGCTTGACCTGAAGCATCTCGGTATCGAACCTGACCAGGCGACAATCCGCGCCAGCATCAGCCATATCCTGGCGCACCACAAATCGGCCGATGGCGGCGTCAACCCGGCAAAAACTATTGAAAACAGTGACATCTGCGTCAACGGCATGTTCCTCAACTACGCTGCCTACTTCAGGATGCCGGCCGAGTCGCTCCACGCCATCGTGGACTTCTTGATTGGGGCACAAATGACTGATGGCGGCTTTAACTGCCAGTCTAACCAGCAGGGGGCCGTTCACAGTTCACTGCATTCAACCCTCTCGGTACTTGAGGGGATTGCTGAGTATCTGGCCCAGGGGTATCCGTATCGCGCCGCCGAGTTGGGGAGCATTGCCCGTCAGGCACAGGAATTCATTCTACTGCACCGGCTGTACCGCTCCGACCGCACCGGCGCGGTTATCAACCCCCGCTTTCTTATGCTATCCTACCCGTCGCGCTGGTTTTACGACACCCTGCGGGCGCTGGATTATTTTCGGAGCGTCGGTGCGGCTTACGATCCCCGGATGCAGGATGCGCTGGATGTCTTGCGGCAAAAACGGCGCAAAGATGGAACCTGGTCCCTCCAGGCCAAACATTCCGGCCAGACCCATTTCGACATGGAAAGCCCCGGTCAGCCCAGTCGTTGGAATACGCTGCGGGCGCTGCGCGTGTTGCGGCACTTTGGCTTTACGGCCAGCAGTCAGACTGTCTTGTAACCGGGGGTAAGGGTGAATTGGCGCTTATCGAGTTCGGTGCACTTACCTTACTGTTGTTTTTTGATACGGCCGTGCAAAAACCTCCGGCAGATTATCCAACTGTTTGTACTGGGGTTGGGCATAGGCCAACCGTTTACTGGTGCGTAAACCGGCAGCCGCCACTCCTTCCAACAACTTCAGGGCGCTGACCACGCCATCTACGACCGGGACGTGCAAGACGGCAGTAACTTTTTTGTCCAGTCCGGCCATGCCGGCGCAGCCCAGGCAAATCACGTCGGCGCCGTCTTGTTCAACGGCCATGCGCGCAGCCTGAATGATGAGCGCGTCGGTGTGTTCGGGCACGGCCGTTTCTAATGTCAGCACCGCCATGCCCGTCGAACGCACCGACGCGCACCGCTGCGCCAGCCCGTAATGGCGCACCGCATCGCTTAATAGTGGTTCCCACTCCCGGTTGGTCGTCACTACACTGAACTTGTGACCCAGCATACACGCCGTTAGCATAGACGCTTCGGCGATGCCCATCACCGGCTTGTCGGTGATTTCCCGTAGTGCATAAATGGTCGGGTGGTCACTGTAGCAAGCGATTACCAGTGCGTCGAAATCATCCAGATGTGTAATAGCTACTTCCAGTGTACCGGCAGCGCTGAGCAGTTCGTCGTAGATGCACTCGATGGAGCGTGGACCGGCCGTCGGATTCAGGGCAACCACTTCGGTGGTAGGCAAGGCATGTTGTTCGGCGATGGTCTGAATTTTGGCTGTGAAGCTGGCCGATGTGTTGGGGTTGATGAATAGAATTCGCATAACTTTCACAATCTTCGGTTGGCTAACAAAAAGAATCTAACCGCGGAGAACGCGGGAGCGCGGAGGTTATGCCAGAGAACATCTCCGCGTCCTCCGCGCTCTCCGCGGTAAAAATCTCAACTTACAAGCCCAGGTAGGCGCGGCGCACGTGGTCGTTGGCCAGCATTTCTGCGCCGGGACCTTCCAGGGCGATACGGCCGTTTTCCAGCACAAACGCCCGGTTAGAAATCTCGCACGACAGACGCACGTTCTGCTCCACCAGCAGCACCGTCACGCCCAGCTCTTTGTTGATTTGCTGCGTCAGGGCAAACACCTGCTGCACCAGCTTCGGCGAAAGACCCAACGACGGTTCGTCCATCATCAGCAGCGTCGGCCCGGCCATCAGCCCCCGGCCTATCGCCAACATTTGCTGTTCCCCGCCAGACAGTGTACCAGCCGACTGCTTCTGGCGCTCTTTTAACCGTGGAAACATCACATACACCGACTCCAACCGCTGGGCGATGGTCTCCTTGCTTTTGGTAAGGAAAGCGCCCATCTTTAAGTTTTCAAGCACCGACATATCAGGAAAGAGCAATCGCCCTTCGGGAACCTGTACGACGCCAGCGCCGACCGTTTTATTGGGCGCTTGTTCACTGATGGTCTTGTCCTGAAAATGGATAGAGCCTTTCCGCGGCTTCAAGACGCCGGAAATTGCCCGCAGCAAGGTCGTCTTACCTGCGCCATTTGCGCCAATCACCGCGACCAGTTCGCCTTGTGCAATGTCCAGAGAAACGTCATACAAAACCTGAACGTCGCCATATGCCACGTCAATGTTTTTAACCCGTAACATCCACGACCTCCTCGCCCAGGTAAGCGTCAATCACCGCTTTGTCGCGCACAACTTGCTGCGGCTCACCCTGCGCAATCATCTCGCCATGATGGATGACGACGATACGATCCGCCAGAGACATAATGACGCGCATCACGTGCTCCACTAGCAGCAAGGCAATATTTTGTTGGCTAATCTGACGCACCAACTCGATCATCATGTCGGTTTCAACCGGCCGCAGCCCGGCCATGGCCTCGTCCAGCAGGATCATCTTGGGTTCGGTCGCCAGCGCTTTGGCGATTTCCAGCCGTTTACGACCAACGACAGAGAGGCTGCCCGCCAATTGTCCAGCCATATCCGTCATGTCCAGGAACTTGATCACGTCTTGCGCCCGTTGGCGGGCTTCTTGTTTGTCGTTGGTCCGATTGTAGGCTCCTACAATGACGTTATCTAGCACGCTGAGCTGCGGGAAGGGCTTGACCACCTGGAACGTGCGCGCCAATCCCAATTTGCAGATTTGATCCGGCCGGCGACCGGTGACGTCGTGCCCATCAAATACAACCCGGCCTTCATCCGGCCGGTAATAGCCAGAGATCATATTAAAGGCGGTGGTTTTGCCCGCGCCGTTGGGGCCAATCATGCCCAGAATCTCGCCATTTTCCACGTTCAGGCTCAGATTATGCACGGCTACCAACCCGCCAAATCGTTTGGTGATATTTTCAACTGTGAGAATACTCATCTCTTTTTTTTCCAGAGTGGTTTATCAAAGATTACACAGATTACACAGACTAAAGGTGACGATAGTATTTTTACTCGCTTTACGGATTACGGTCTACGGCTTACGGATTACGGCCGTCTACAAACCGCTGCCGTAAGCGCAAATACAGGCTGTGAAACACGCCAGTCACGCCGCGGGGCATGAACAAAATAGCGACTATCAGAAATGCGCCGTAGACGATGAGCGTTGTGCCGCTGCGTCCGGCCGACAGCGTACCGCGAATAAACTCGGCCAGCGGCTTGTTGAGGATACCGCCCAGCACCGGCCCGGCAAGACTGCCCAATCCGCCGATAATCGGCGCGGCCATGATGATTTCCACATTCAGCCCCAGATCAAATACCTGCGGTGGCTCCACAAAAGTGACATACATCACGTAAAAACCACCGCCAATCCCGGCCATCGCCGCGCCGATGACCAGCGCCAGCGTCTTGTAAAGCGAAGTATTGACGCCCAACGCGGCGGCGGCCGCTTCGTCCTCCCGAATCGCCATGAAGTATTTGCCCATCTTGGACTGGTAAATGAGGTACTGAACGATGACGCCCAGGAGGGTCAGACTCAAGGCAATGTAAAGGTAAGGCGTTTTGGAGTCAAAGATCATCTTGCTAAAGCCGGGGTCGCTCAGCGACAGCCCCATGCCCACCGCGCCGCCAACAAAGTCCCACTTGAGGAACAAGGTCTTCATCGCCACCATTAAGGCAATGGTGAACAGGGCGAAATAGTCCATTTTTAATCCGTAGCGCATGGTGATGAAGGCCACAGCCAGTCCCAACAATGCGGCCGTGACGCCGCTGAGCCAGATACCAATCCAGGGCGAGACGCCATACGTGTCGTACAACACGATGGTTGTGTATGCGCCCACCGCCAGAAAGATGATGTGGGCGATGAGCAATTGCCCGGCAAAACCAGCGACGATATTCCAGGAGATGCCGGTGAAGATGTACAGCGTGGTCAGGATGACGATGCCCATGTAGTAGGGGGACTTGATGAAGAGCGGGGCAAGGGCTATCAAGCCCAGAATAACAAAACTGATCAACAATTGGGTTTTATCCCAATCGAGTAAGATGCGGCGCAGTCCCAGGCGGCTGCCGTGAGGGGAAATGGGCGTGGTGGTCATAAGCCTTTTTTGCCTCCAAAGAGACCGGTCGGTTTGAAAAGCAAGATCAGGATGAAGACGAGCATACTGGCGATAATTTTGACGTCGCCGCCTAGATAGAAACCGGCGAAGGCTTCGACAATGCCAATGATGAGACCGCCGACAAAAGCGCCGATGAAGTTGCCCATAGTGCCTAATACGACGACGACAAAGGCGACGACGGAGAAGCTCTGACCAACGGTGGGGATCATGCGGTAGTTGGGGGTTAGCAGCACGCCGCCGATGGCAGTAACGGCCGCTCCCAACCCAAATGTCAGCCAATAGATATATTTCACGTTGATACCCATCAGCAACGCCGCCGGACGCGACTGCGACACGGCGCGGATGGCTGTGCCAGTGCGCGTTTTCTGCAAAAATAGATAGAGCAGCAGCGAGCTGACCATGGCTGAAAAGAAGGCTATCGTGCGCGGGATGCTGAAGCGTAAGCCTTTGATGGTGAAAACGGCCGTTTCATACGGCACACGCACCACCTTCGGTTCGGCCGTTAAAAAGAACTGCACCAGGCCAATGATCAGCGTCGAGACGCCAAGCAGCAGAATAATCTGGTTCAGTGGATGCGCATCCAACACCCGCTGCACCAGTCCCGCCTGAATCAATGCGCCCAGCGCAAAGACCAACAAGGCAGCAATCGGTATAGACAGATACGGATCCAGGCCAAACAAGGTAAACGCGCCATACGCCACATACATCCCCAACATCAAGAACTCGCCATGTGCAAAATTGAGGATGATCATCACGCCATAAATCAACGTCAGACCGATAGCTACCAACGCATAAATTGCCCCGGTAAACAAACCATTCACGATGGTTTGGAAAAATATCTCCAGGCTCATGAAATACCTCCGCGGAAAGTAGTCTCAACGACTCAAGAGGAATTGGCGGAAGCCCTGCAAGGCCGTCGCCAGCACCAATACTGCACCCTGCATTGCATATTGCCAATGAATGGACAGACCTAAGACAACCACCAGATTCAACAACATCACCAGCAAGGCCACGCCAGCCGCCGTGCCAAATAAATTACCCTTTCCCCCGGAAAACGTCGTACCGCCGACAACGGCCGCGGCAATCGAATTCATGTTATAGTCCGCGCCGAGACGCAAATCTACATACCCAATATAACCGCTTAACAACAAACCGCCTAAGATGGCAAACACCGAGCACACTACGTGCGCGCCAATTAAAACCAAATCTACGTTGATACCGGCATATCGCGCTGCCCCTGGATTGCCGCCCACCGCATACACCCAACGGCCGATGCGCGTATACCGCAGCGTAAAAATCACAATCGCATTGATTACTAGCCAGACGACCAGTGCGGCCGGCACAGGCCCTAACGGTTCAATGCTAATGGCCCGCAGCAAACCCGGCACAGTGCCGCTGGCTTGCCCTTTGGTATACGCCAGACGCGCCCCTTGCACGAACACCAACATGCCAAACGTCGCCACAAAGGGCGGCACGTGTCGTTTGGCGACCAGGAAGCCATTCGCCAGCCCAATCAACGCCGCTACGCCCAACGCTTGCAGCAGCGAGACACCAATCGAATTACCGGCCTCCGTTTGCACCACAATGACTGCGCCCAACGCCAATACCGCGCTCACCGACATATCAATCGAACGATTCAATAACACCAACGTCTGACCAATAGCTACCACACCCAAGACAGCGATCTGAATAGATACCGACCTCAGATTCGCTGGGTTAAAAAAGGCAGGGGCAAACACGGCCGCGACAATCAGCACCAATACAATCACAATTGGCGCCGCCCATTGGCCCGCCAGGTCTATGCCCCGCACAAAACGCGGCGAAGGGCGAAAGCTCGAAAACCTACCTGATCCCACTGATTTTATGGCTATGGCTTTCATGACGATCCCAATGATTTTGTCTTATACGCCGCTACGGCAACTAGAACAATCGCGCCCAACAGCAGTTGTTGGTAAAAAATGTTGACTTGCATCAAATTGAAGAAATTCGACAGTAGCGTCAGCAGCAGCACGCCGCCTAATGTCCCCAGAACGGAACCTCGGCCGCCATACAGGCTGATGCCGCCCACAGCCGCGGCGACAATGGACTGAAATGTCATACCCTCGGCCGCGCTGGGGTCGCCTACGCCGGTCCGCGAAAGCAAAAACAATCCGGCCAGCGCCGCAAAAACCGAACTCAGTACATATGCCATCATCACTGTCCGGTTCACGCGAATAGCCGATAGTCTGGCGATACGTTCCGAACCGCCTACCGCGTAGATATTACGGCCCAGGCGCGAGCGGGTGGTAAACAACCAGACGCAATACCAGACTAACCCCATCACAATGACGTTCACCGGCACAATGCCGATCTTGGCATCATAAACGGCCAGATAGGCATCGGGAATGCCACGAATGGGCGTAGTGGAGATAGCTAAATTGATACCACGCAGGATGAAGGCGATACCAAAGGTGATGATGAAGGGTACAGCGTGGGTGCGGGTAATTAATAGGCCATTCAATCCGCCCAGCACGGCGCCCATCAGAACTCCCAGGATGACGAGCGGCACTATCAGGGCCGGATTACCGGCGTTGGCAGCAAAAATCGTCGCCACTACCAGTCCCACCAACCGGGCGACCATTTCAGTGGAGATGTCCATACCGCCGGTCAACAACACCAGGCTTTGCCCAATCGCCAGCAGCCCCAAGACGATGGATTGGCGCAGGATATTGAGGAGATTAGAAGCCGTCAGGAATCTATCAGAATAGATGGATGCGGTTCCGGCCAGGAGGATAATGAAGCCATAAATCAACAGTACCGGGCCATTATTGCGCAAAAATGTCGCCAATTTTTGTGAACGCAAGCTGTGAGTAGTGATGCGGGCTTCTTTATAGGTCATGCTCATGGTTCGCTTTGCTCCTGCGATACGCTTTGCGCTTCTGGTGACGCGAAACCATTGGAGCCGTTGGTGGCCGTCGCCAGGCGCATGATTCTTTCTTCAGTGGCCTCTGCCCGCGTCAGTTCTCCGGCAATCCGTCCTTCGTGTAGCACCACAATGCGATCGCTCATACCCAACAGTTCTGGCAAGTCTGACGAAGCCATGATAATTCCCACACCCTGCTGTGACAGATCACGCATTCGGGCATAAATTTCCGCTTTGGCGCCCACATCTATGCCACGCGTTGGCTCGTCAAAAACGATCACTTTGGGGCGTGCCATCAACCATTTTGCCAGTACGACTTTTTGTTGATTGCCACCGCTGAGGTTCCCGGCAGCTTGTTCAGGATCGGCCGGTTTTACTTGCAAATCGTTGATGGCGGTGACGACCGGGTCCCATTCATTACGTTTGAAGATCATGCGCCAGCGCTCAAGCTGGGGCAGGTTGGGTAAGGTAATGTTGAAACGCACGCTCTGATCCAGAATTAGACCAAAGGATTTGCGGTCTTCGGGAATTAGTACCACGCCGGCGCGGGCTGCCCAGGCG
Above is a genomic segment from Candidatus Leptovillus gracilis containing:
- a CDS encoding DUF4326 domain-containing protein — encoded protein: MCQVINFKQYGSVTALNQAFGDRWVYIGRGNTADGLAHSPLGNPFKVKDYGGQRGATLEDYRHWLWGRMQAGDEAVLGALRAIDADMALVCWCKPEPCHGDVVKVAARWLRAQSPAALPRVAFVSGHRDLTEAEFTRHYHPRLDKAIAAGHVFVVGDAPGADAQTQAYLSGAISPERVTVYHAGRRPRYCADGFVARGGYANQSAKDAAMTAVSGDDIAWVRPGRERSGTAGNLARRLLVR
- a CDS encoding ribonuclease HI, with protein sequence MTMTAVSLFVDGSCRGNPGPGGYCAIMQAGSQEKVLVDGADETTNNRMELTAVLAGLEALKRPCAVTVFTDSQYAANILKDCTERSRSGSKAKANLDLVQRVRIAAARHAVTAQWVAGHSGHDLNERCDRLAYAEATRRLKGASAMLSTGASAACTAGVQEV
- a CDS encoding aspartate/glutamate racemase family protein, which codes for MRILFINPNTSASFTAKIQTIAEQHALPTTEVVALNPTAGPRSIECIYDELLSAAGTLEVAITHLDDFDALVIACYSDHPTIYALREITDKPVMGIAEASMLTACMLGHKFSVVTTNREWEPLLSDAVRHYGLAQRCASVRSTGMAVLTLETAVPEHTDALIIQAARMAVEQDGADVICLGCAGMAGLDKKVTAVLHVPVVDGVVSALKLLEGVAAAGLRTSKRLAYAQPQYKQLDNLPEVFARPYQKTTVR
- a CDS encoding ABC transporter ATP-binding protein: MLRVKNIDVAYGDVQVLYDVSLDIAQGELVAVIGANGAGKTTLLRAISGVLKPRKGSIHFQDKTISEQAPNKTVGAGVVQVPEGRLLFPDMSVLENLKMGAFLTKSKETIAQRLESVYVMFPRLKERQKQSAGTLSGGEQQMLAIGRGLMAGPTLLMMDEPSLGLSPKLVQQVFALTQQINKELGVTVLLVEQNVRLSCEISNRAFVLENGRIALEGPGAEMLANDHVRRAYLGL
- a CDS encoding ABC transporter ATP-binding protein is translated as MSILTVENITKRFGGLVAVHNLSLNVENGEILGMIGPNGAGKTTAFNMISGYYRPDEGRVVFDGHDVTGRRPDQICKLGLARTFQVVKPFPQLSVLDNVIVGAYNRTNDKQEARQRAQDVIKFLDMTDMAGQLAGSLSVVGRKRLEIAKALATEPKMILLDEAMAGLRPVETDMMIELVRQISQQNIALLLVEHVMRVIMSLADRIVVIHHGEMIAQGEPQQVVRDKAVIDAYLGEEVVDVTG
- a CDS encoding branched-chain amino acid ABC transporter permease; its protein translation is MTTTPISPHGSRLGLRRILLDWDKTQLLISFVILGLIALAPLFIKSPYYMGIVILTTLYIFTGISWNIVAGFAGQLLIAHIIFLAVGAYTTIVLYDTYGVSPWIGIWLSGVTAALLGLAVAFITMRYGLKMDYFALFTIALMVAMKTLFLKWDFVGGAVGMGLSLSDPGFSKMIFDSKTPYLYIALSLTLLGVIVQYLIYQSKMGKYFMAIREDEAAAAALGVNTSLYKTLALVIGAAMAGIGGGFYVMYVTFVEPPQVFDLGLNVEIIMAAPIIGGLGSLAGPVLGGILNKPLAEFIRGTLSAGRSGTTLIVYGAFLIVAILFMPRGVTGVFHSLYLRLRQRFVDGRNP
- a CDS encoding branched-chain amino acid ABC transporter permease; its protein translation is MSLEIFFQTIVNGLFTGAIYALVAIGLTLIYGVMIILNFAHGEFLMLGMYVAYGAFTLFGLDPYLSIPIAALLVFALGALIQAGLVQRVLDAHPLNQIILLLGVSTLIIGLVQFFLTAEPKVVRVPYETAVFTIKGLRFSIPRTIAFFSAMVSSLLLYLFLQKTRTGTAIRAVSQSRPAALLMGINVKYIYWLTFGLGAAVTAIGGVLLTPNYRMIPTVGQSFSVVAFVVVVLGTMGNFIGAFVGGLIIGIVEAFAGFYLGGDVKIIASMLVFILILLFKPTGLFGGKKGL